One Candidatus Polarisedimenticolia bacterium genomic window carries:
- a CDS encoding efflux RND transporter permease subunit: MSLSDISIRNHVFAWMLMAALIIFGGIGFARLGVSQNPDVDFPVINVQVTLEGASPEVMESDVIEPLEDAVTTIEGVKSISSTSKQGRATVIVEFDLKRNIDLALQDVQTRVAQAARILPREVDPPTISKTNPEDQPIMWLNLSGNKDPRALADYVRNVLKDQFQTLPGVGEVMLGGYQERNIRVWADARKMEAYGLTSDDLVTAIRRQHVEVPAGRIETADREMNVRAEGEAIDVRQFADLVVATRAASPIRLSDVAVVQDGLEDKRRVARVMGRPALGFGIKKQRGSNAVDVAHAVKAKMAEITPTLPEGLSMGISFDGTTFIEDAIHEIEIALILAAILTGIVCWLFLGSWSSTVNILLAIPTSIVGTFICIYFFGFTLNTFTLLGLSLSVGIVVDDAIMVLENIYRHREHGEDRVQAAILGAREITFAAVAATAAIVAIFLPVAFMKGIIGRFFFEFGVTISVAVLLSLLEALTLTPMRCSQFLEVGARGGRFSAALDRFFTRLSGGYRRWLEPSLRHRGLVITGATLLFLGSLGILVFMNREFVPSQDQSRIFMRIQTPVGSSVDYTDRMLKRVEDFVMSRPELDRYMASVGGFGGGDVNTGVAFVTLKPPRERPVDPQAGHRLSAQELMAIARRELNAIPGLKATMQDPSQQGFTAQRGFPVELSLRGPDWDRLAEYSATLMERMRGTGLVTDVDTDYQVGMPEVHVVPDRQKAADLGISMDTIGSTVNTMIGGARVARFKDKGRRYDIRVRLLAEQRSRPDDINRLLVRTSAGGLVHLGDIVQIVEKPTLQVISHQDRQRAIGIFANVAQGASQADVLARLHGIGREILPEGYQLVFSGSAQVFQESFRSLIFALVLGLVVAYMVLASQFNSFIHPFTVLLALPFSITGALVTLWVGGCSLNIYSMIGIILLMGIAKKNSIILVDFTNQLRERGRPRQEALLEACPIRLRPILMTSVSTIAGAVPSALALGPGAETRIPMALAVIGGIVVSTFMTLFVVPSAYSTLDDLNLWIAARRGRKKMLAAGGAVPAAGGSLPAPGSAHAAPAGASHTAARALQSGAHADPR; the protein is encoded by the coding sequence GTGAGCCTCTCCGACATCTCGATCCGCAACCACGTCTTCGCCTGGATGCTGATGGCCGCCCTGATCATCTTCGGCGGGATCGGCTTTGCGCGCCTGGGCGTCAGCCAGAACCCGGACGTCGATTTCCCCGTCATCAACGTGCAGGTCACGCTGGAGGGCGCCTCACCGGAGGTGATGGAATCGGACGTCATCGAGCCGCTCGAGGACGCCGTCACCACGATCGAGGGGGTCAAGTCGATCTCCTCGACCAGCAAGCAGGGGCGCGCCACGGTGATCGTCGAGTTCGACCTGAAGCGCAACATCGACCTGGCGCTGCAGGACGTGCAGACGCGCGTCGCCCAGGCGGCGCGAATTCTGCCGCGCGAGGTGGACCCGCCAACCATCAGCAAGACGAACCCGGAAGACCAGCCGATCATGTGGCTGAACCTCTCCGGCAACAAGGACCCCAGGGCGCTCGCCGACTACGTGCGCAACGTCCTGAAGGACCAGTTCCAGACGCTGCCCGGCGTCGGCGAGGTGATGCTCGGCGGCTACCAGGAGCGCAACATCCGCGTCTGGGCCGACGCGCGCAAGATGGAAGCCTACGGCCTGACCTCGGACGACCTGGTCACGGCCATCCGGAGGCAGCACGTCGAGGTCCCCGCCGGGCGGATCGAGACGGCCGACCGCGAGATGAACGTGCGGGCCGAGGGGGAGGCGATCGACGTCCGGCAGTTCGCCGACCTCGTCGTGGCCACCCGCGCCGCGTCGCCGATCCGCCTGAGCGACGTGGCGGTGGTGCAGGACGGCCTGGAGGACAAGCGGCGCGTGGCTCGGGTCATGGGGAGGCCGGCGCTCGGATTCGGCATCAAGAAGCAGCGCGGCTCGAACGCCGTGGACGTGGCGCACGCGGTCAAGGCGAAGATGGCGGAGATCACGCCGACCCTGCCGGAAGGGCTGTCCATGGGCATCTCCTTCGACGGCACGACCTTCATCGAGGACGCCATCCACGAGATCGAGATCGCCCTGATCCTGGCGGCGATTCTCACCGGGATCGTCTGCTGGCTGTTCCTCGGGTCGTGGTCGTCCACCGTCAACATCCTCCTGGCGATCCCGACGTCGATCGTCGGCACGTTCATCTGCATCTATTTCTTCGGCTTCACCCTCAACACCTTCACCCTGCTCGGCCTGTCGCTGTCGGTCGGCATCGTCGTGGACGACGCGATCATGGTCCTGGAGAACATCTACCGTCACCGGGAGCACGGCGAAGACCGGGTGCAGGCGGCCATCCTCGGGGCGCGCGAGATCACCTTCGCCGCCGTGGCGGCGACCGCCGCCATCGTGGCGATCTTCCTGCCGGTCGCCTTCATGAAGGGGATCATCGGCCGGTTCTTCTTCGAATTCGGCGTGACCATCTCGGTGGCGGTCCTGCTGTCGCTTCTCGAGGCGTTGACGCTGACTCCCATGCGCTGCTCGCAGTTCCTGGAGGTGGGGGCGCGCGGCGGCCGCTTCAGCGCGGCCCTCGATCGCTTCTTCACGCGCCTGTCAGGGGGCTACCGGCGCTGGCTGGAGCCGTCCCTGCGCCACCGCGGGCTGGTCATCACGGGCGCGACGCTGCTGTTCCTGGGGTCGCTCGGCATCCTCGTCTTCATGAACCGCGAGTTCGTGCCCTCACAGGACCAGAGCCGGATCTTCATGCGCATCCAGACGCCGGTCGGATCGTCGGTGGATTACACGGACCGGATGCTCAAGCGGGTGGAGGATTTCGTGATGTCCCGGCCCGAGCTGGATCGGTACATGGCGTCAGTCGGGGGCTTTGGCGGCGGCGACGTCAACACCGGCGTCGCCTTCGTGACCCTGAAGCCGCCCCGGGAGCGCCCCGTCGATCCGCAGGCCGGCCACCGGCTGTCGGCGCAGGAGCTGATGGCGATCGCGCGGCGCGAGCTGAACGCGATTCCGGGGCTCAAGGCGACCATGCAGGACCCGTCGCAGCAGGGGTTCACGGCGCAGCGCGGCTTCCCGGTCGAGCTGTCGCTGCGCGGCCCCGACTGGGACCGCCTGGCGGAGTACTCCGCGACGCTCATGGAGCGGATGCGGGGGACCGGCCTGGTGACCGACGTGGACACCGACTACCAGGTCGGGATGCCGGAGGTGCACGTCGTCCCCGACCGGCAGAAGGCGGCCGACCTCGGGATCAGCATGGACACCATCGGGTCGACCGTGAACACGATGATCGGCGGGGCCCGGGTGGCGCGCTTCAAGGACAAGGGGCGCCGCTACGACATCCGGGTCCGGCTGCTGGCCGAGCAGCGATCCAGGCCCGACGACATCAACCGCCTGCTGGTGCGCACCTCCGCCGGCGGTCTCGTGCACCTCGGCGACATCGTACAGATCGTCGAGAAGCCGACCCTCCAGGTCATTTCGCACCAGGACAGGCAGCGGGCCATCGGGATCTTCGCCAACGTCGCCCAGGGGGCCTCGCAGGCCGACGTCCTGGCGCGCCTGCACGGGATCGGCCGCGAGATCCTGCCCGAGGGGTACCAGCTGGTCTTCTCGGGCTCCGCCCAGGTCTTCCAGGAGTCGTTCCGGTCCCTGATCTTCGCCCTGGTCCTCGGCCTGGTCGTGGCGTACATGGTCCTGGCGTCCCAGTTCAACTCGTTCATCCACCCGTTCACGGTCCTTCTCGCCCTCCCGTTCTCGATCACCGGGGCGCTCGTCACCCTGTGGGTCGGCGGGTGCTCGCTGAACATCTATTCGATGATCGGCATCATCCTGCTGATGGGGATCGCCAAGAAGAACTCGATCATCCTCGTCGATTTCACGAACCAGCTCCGCGAGCGGGGACGGCCGCGCCAGGAGGCGCTGCTCGAGGCCTGCCCGATCCGGCTGCGGCCCATCCTGATGACCTCGGTGTCGACCATCGCGGGCGC